Below is a genomic region from Aurantimonas sp. HBX-1.
GCCACCGCGGCGCATCTTCTGGACATGCCCTCGCAGATCGTGCGGGCGATCCATGTCGGCTTCCTCTGCCTGCTCGGCCTGCCGCTGGTCGCCGTCATCAAGGGCGAGAGCGTCCCGGTGCGGGCGATCTTCTGGGTTCTCGGCATCCTCGGCATGGGCGTCGCCGCCTATCAGTGGTGGGAATACGAGCCGCTGATCTTCCGCGCCGGCATGCCGCTGCCGATGGATACCGCCGTCGGCGTCGCCGCCCTGGTCATCCTGTTCCTCGCCACCTGGCGGATCATGGGCCCGGCACTGCCGATCATCGCCGGCGCATTCCTCGCCTACTGCCTGTTCGGCAACTACCTGCCGTCGCCCTTCGTCACCCGCGGCTACGTCTTCTCGCAGGTCATCGACCACATGGCCTTCGGCACCGAGGGCATCTACGGCATCCCGACCTACGTCTCCTCCACCTACATCTTCCTGTTCATCCTGTTCGGCTCGTTCCTCGAGCGCGCCGGCATGATCAAGCTGTTCACCGACGTGTCTCTCGGCCTCGTCGGCGGGGCACGGGGCGGCGCCGCCAAGGTGGCGGTGATCTCGTCCGGCCTGATGGGGACGATCTCGGGCTCCGGGGTCGCCAATGTCGTAACCACCGGCCAGTTCACCATCCCGCTGATGAAGCGCTTCGGCTATAAGCCGGCCTTCGCCGGCGGGGTCGAGGCCACCGCCTCGATGGGCGGGCAGATCATGCCGCCGGTGATGGGTGCCGTCGCCTTCATCATGGCGGAGACGCTGAACGTGCCCTACGCCGCCGTCGTCCAGGCGGCGGTCATTCCGGCCGTGCTGTATTTCGGCTCGGTGTTCTGGATGGTGCATCTGGAGGCCGGCAAGCGCGGGCTGATGGGGCTTTCCCGCGACGAGCTGCCCTCGCCGCTGAAGGCGCTGCGCGAAGGCTGGTATCTCCTGCTGCCCCTGGGCGTCCTCGTCTGGCTGCTGTTCTCCGGCTATACCCCGCTCTATGCCGGGACGATCGGCCTGGCGCTCACCGCGCTGCTGATCATCGGTGCGCCGCTCGCCGGCAAGATTTCCGTCCAGGCGCTGCGCTACGTGTTCTGGATCGGGCTGGGCGTCTCGGCCGCCTCGTTCTTCCAGTACGGAATCATGCCGGTGGCGGTGACGCTGGTGGTGCTGATGCTGATCGCCGCGCTGTTCCGCGGCGGCCGCGAGACGCTGCTTTTGACCCGCGATTCGCTGGCGGAGGGCGCCAAGACGGCGCTTCCCGTCGGCATCGCCTGCGCCATCGTCGGCATCATCGTCGGCACGATGACGCTGACCGGCGTCGCCAACACGTTCGGCCAGTTCATCGTCGCCGTCGGCGACACCTCGCTGTTCCTGTCGCTGGTGCTGACGATGATCACCTGCCTGATCCTCGGCATGGGGATCCCGACCATTCCCAACTACATCATTACCGCCTCGATCGCCGGCCCGGCGCTGCTGGCGCTTGGCGTGCCGCTGATCGTCAGCCACATGTTCGTGTTCTATTTCGGCATCCTCGCCGACCTGACCCCGCCGGTTGCGCTGGCCTGCTACGCGGCGGCGCCGATCGCCCGCGCGCCCGGGCT
It encodes:
- a CDS encoding TRAP transporter permease, producing the protein MTSQSGGAHKADGAEHGGGENAELQDPLGTAFPESPEGRILFAVAFLFSIFQLATAAHLLDMPSQIVRAIHVGFLCLLGLPLVAVIKGESVPVRAIFWVLGILGMGVAAYQWWEYEPLIFRAGMPLPMDTAVGVAALVILFLATWRIMGPALPIIAGAFLAYCLFGNYLPSPFVTRGYVFSQVIDHMAFGTEGIYGIPTYVSSTYIFLFILFGSFLERAGMIKLFTDVSLGLVGGARGGAAKVAVISSGLMGTISGSGVANVVTTGQFTIPLMKRFGYKPAFAGGVEATASMGGQIMPPVMGAVAFIMAETLNVPYAAVVQAAVIPAVLYFGSVFWMVHLEAGKRGLMGLSRDELPSPLKALREGWYLLLPLGVLVWLLFSGYTPLYAGTIGLALTALLIIGAPLAGKISVQALRYVFWIGLGVSAASFFQYGIMPVAVTLVVLMLIAALFRGGRETLLLTRDSLAEGAKTALPVGIACAIVGIIVGTMTLTGVANTFGQFIVAVGDTSLFLSLVLTMITCLILGMGIPTIPNYIITASIAGPALLALGVPLIVSHMFVFYFGILADLTPPVALACYAAAPIARAPGLQISLQAVKVALAGFVIPFMAVYTPALMMQDGGPLSDAIGFWPAVVYIVFKTSLSIGLWGAAAIGFLLSPLKWWERLVATVAAFTLVAALPVTDEIGFGLSAAFIAWHVYQRRRHGAPVIANRTGGGTTPRGAAPADERVPVAE